From Streptomyces sp. 6-11-2, one genomic window encodes:
- a CDS encoding TIGR03086 family metal-binding protein, producing MTDTILDLGPQARLVARLAEGVHEEQLGAVTPCPDYAVRNLLGHLIGLAVAFRDAGRKALGATTDTSPDAAAPDVGPDWREELPKALDELAEVWRDPAAWTGMTRAGGVDLPGRVAGAVAADELVIHGWDLARATGQDYEPDPAALRASYGFLRAAADDPNRGNGPFGPVVPVPEDAPLPDRVVGLSGRDPGWKP from the coding sequence ATGACCGATACGATCCTCGATCTCGGTCCGCAGGCCCGTCTCGTGGCGCGGCTGGCCGAGGGTGTGCATGAGGAGCAGCTCGGCGCGGTGACACCGTGCCCGGACTACGCGGTGCGCAACCTGCTGGGGCACCTGATCGGCCTGGCGGTGGCCTTCCGGGACGCCGGCCGCAAGGCGCTGGGTGCCACGACCGACACCAGCCCGGACGCCGCCGCACCCGACGTCGGCCCCGACTGGCGCGAGGAGTTGCCCAAGGCCCTCGACGAGCTGGCCGAGGTCTGGCGCGACCCGGCCGCCTGGACCGGCATGACCCGCGCGGGCGGTGTGGACCTGCCGGGCCGGGTCGCCGGGGCGGTGGCCGCCGACGAGCTGGTGATCCACGGCTGGGACCTGGCCCGGGCCACCGGCCAGGACTACGAGCCCGATCCCGCCGCACTGCGGGCGTCGTACGGCTTCCTGCGCGCGGCGGCCGACGACCCGAACCGGGGCAACGGCCCGTTCGGACCCGTCGTCCCCGTTCCCGAGGACGCTCCGCTGCCCGACCGGGTCGTGGGCCTGAGCGGCCGCGATCCCGGCTGGAAGCCCTGA
- a CDS encoding polysaccharide lyase family 1 protein, producing MRTQKCHERVITAAVGCTALVLAVTGTAAAAPGPHTPDTARQVLAAKDGWGSYGAGTTGGAKADAAHTYAVTTWDGFKAALAAGGSAPKIIKVKGMIDADGPSCSAFEVPGYDFGTYLEAYAPETWGRDRNLDGEPDDSPEGLRRASAALQDKYIKANIPANTTIVGVGRDAGFRGASLQIKNVDNVIVRNVTLESPLDCFPQWDPTDTADGNWNSEYDSAVITGSTHVWMDHNTFTDGEHPNSTLPYYYGRIFEQHDGELDIVKGADYVTVSWNVFEDHDKTILIGNSDSASTAAIDRGHLKVTLHHNLFSNLVERAPRVRFGQVDSYNNHFVANAGYGYSLGIGMESQLVAEHNAFTLAPGVGAGQILKKWKDSPVTESHNYVNGRLTDLVAVHNAQVPDEILQRGGDWTPALRTRIDNPKALPGIVDHQAGAGRLR from the coding sequence GTGCGCACACAGAAATGTCATGAGCGTGTCATCACCGCGGCCGTGGGCTGCACCGCCCTGGTGCTCGCCGTCACCGGCACCGCCGCCGCGGCTCCCGGGCCCCACACCCCCGACACCGCCCGTCAGGTGCTCGCGGCCAAGGACGGCTGGGGCTCCTACGGCGCCGGCACCACCGGCGGCGCCAAGGCCGACGCCGCCCACACCTACGCCGTCACCACCTGGGACGGCTTCAAGGCCGCGCTCGCCGCCGGCGGCAGCGCGCCGAAGATCATCAAGGTCAAGGGCATGATCGACGCCGACGGCCCGAGCTGCTCCGCCTTCGAGGTGCCCGGCTACGACTTCGGCACCTACCTGGAGGCCTACGCGCCTGAGACGTGGGGCCGCGACCGGAACCTGGACGGCGAGCCCGACGACAGCCCCGAGGGCCTGCGCCGCGCCTCCGCCGCGCTCCAGGACAAGTACATCAAGGCGAACATCCCCGCCAACACCACCATCGTCGGCGTCGGCAGGGACGCGGGCTTCAGGGGCGCCAGCCTCCAGATCAAGAATGTGGACAACGTCATCGTCCGCAACGTCACCCTGGAGAGCCCGCTGGACTGCTTCCCGCAGTGGGACCCCACCGACACCGCCGACGGCAACTGGAACTCCGAGTACGACAGCGCGGTGATCACCGGCTCCACCCATGTCTGGATGGACCACAACACCTTCACCGACGGCGAGCACCCCAACAGCACCCTGCCGTACTACTACGGCCGGATCTTCGAGCAGCACGACGGCGAGCTGGACATCGTCAAGGGCGCCGACTACGTGACGGTCTCCTGGAACGTCTTCGAGGACCACGACAAGACCATCCTCATCGGCAACAGCGACAGCGCGTCCACCGCCGCGATCGACCGGGGCCACCTGAAGGTGACCCTGCACCACAACCTGTTCAGCAACCTCGTCGAGCGGGCGCCGCGCGTCCGCTTCGGACAGGTCGACTCCTACAACAACCACTTCGTGGCCAACGCCGGCTACGGCTACAGCCTCGGCATCGGCATGGAGTCCCAACTCGTCGCCGAGCACAACGCGTTCACACTCGCGCCCGGGGTTGGCGCGGGCCAGATCCTCAAGAAGTGGAAGGACTCACCGGTCACCGAGTCCCACAACTACGTCAACGGCAGGCTCACCGACCTGGTCGCCGTGCACAACGCCCAGGTCCCCGACGAGATCCTCCAGCGGGGCGGGGACTGGACCCCGGCCCTGCGCACCCGGATCGACAACCCGAAGGCACTGCCGGGGATCGTCGACCACCAGGCGGGCGCCGGCCGTCTGCGCTGA
- a CDS encoding dihydrodipicolinate synthase family protein produces the protein MTTAFETQRAALADVVAIPVTPFTEDGGVDSATYRALLRRLLDGGITTLTPNGNTGEFYALTPEERQQVTEMTVEEAGGRADILVGVGHDVPTAVASARQAHELGAQMVMVHQPVHPYVSQGGWVDYHRAIAEAVPELGVVPYIRNAQLPGTRLAELADACPNVIGVKYAVPDATRFGAFARDAGLDRFVWVAGLAEPYAPSYFSAGATGFTSGLVNVAPAVSVSMLQALRAGDYPAAMKVWERIRRFEELRAANGSANNVTVVKEALAALGLCRRDVRPPSKPLPESERAEVAAIAAGWSI, from the coding sequence ATGACAACGGCGTTCGAGACCCAGCGGGCGGCCCTGGCCGACGTGGTGGCGATCCCGGTGACCCCGTTCACCGAGGACGGCGGCGTCGACAGCGCCACCTATCGGGCCCTGCTGCGTCGTCTGCTCGACGGCGGCATCACGACCCTCACGCCCAACGGCAACACCGGGGAGTTCTACGCCCTCACCCCCGAGGAGCGGCAGCAGGTCACCGAGATGACCGTCGAGGAGGCCGGGGGCCGGGCGGACATCCTGGTCGGCGTCGGCCACGACGTGCCCACCGCGGTCGCCTCCGCCCGGCAGGCCCACGAGTTGGGCGCGCAGATGGTCATGGTCCACCAGCCCGTGCACCCCTACGTCTCCCAGGGTGGCTGGGTCGACTACCACCGCGCGATCGCCGAGGCCGTGCCCGAGCTGGGCGTCGTCCCCTACATCCGCAACGCCCAACTGCCCGGCACCCGCCTGGCCGAACTCGCCGACGCCTGCCCGAACGTCATCGGCGTCAAGTACGCCGTACCGGACGCCACCCGCTTCGGCGCCTTCGCCCGGGACGCGGGCCTGGACAGGTTCGTGTGGGTCGCCGGCCTCGCCGAGCCCTACGCCCCCTCCTACTTCTCCGCCGGCGCCACCGGCTTCACCTCCGGCCTGGTCAACGTCGCCCCGGCCGTCTCCGTCAGCATGCTCCAGGCGCTCAGGGCCGGCGACTACCCGGCCGCGATGAAGGTCTGGGAGCGGATCCGCCGCTTCGAGGAACTGCGCGCGGCCAACGGGTCGGCGAACAACGTCACCGTCGTCAAGGAGGCCCTCGCCGCGCTCGGCCTGTGCCGCCGGGACGTGCGCCCGCCGAGCAAGCCGCTGCCGGAGAGCGAACGCGCCGAGGTCGCCGCCATCGCCGCCGGGTGGTCGATATGA
- a CDS encoding carbohydrate ABC transporter permease, which yields MITEIAPAPERAVSEPARPRGRRRAWDEVPRWHIYLPLSVYLLFTLIPFYWILLFALRPAGSTSLVPWPMTFEHFEKVWTERSFGLYFQNSVLVGVATLVLTTVVALAGGYALARFDFRLKRGFMLALLCSQFVPGALLLVPLFQIFAKLSMINSLGSVVVAETVFQLPLSMILISGFIKNVPPSLEEAAWVDGCNRFSAFRIVVLPLLRPGLIAVGSFAFVHAWNHFLFALMFLSDQSKQTIPVGLNTLMSADSVDLGALAAGGIVAAVPVVIVFAFIQKWLITGFSAGAVKG from the coding sequence GTGATCACCGAGATCGCACCCGCGCCCGAGCGCGCGGTGTCCGAGCCGGCCCGGCCCCGCGGCAGGCGCCGCGCCTGGGACGAGGTCCCGCGCTGGCACATCTATCTGCCGCTGTCCGTGTATCTGCTCTTCACCCTGATCCCCTTCTACTGGATCCTGCTGTTCGCGCTGCGCCCGGCCGGCTCCACCTCGCTCGTGCCCTGGCCGATGACCTTCGAGCACTTCGAGAAGGTGTGGACCGAGCGGAGCTTCGGCCTCTACTTCCAGAACAGCGTGCTCGTCGGTGTCGCGACCCTGGTCCTCACCACGGTCGTCGCCCTGGCCGGCGGTTACGCGCTCGCGCGGTTCGACTTCCGGCTCAAGCGCGGTTTCATGCTCGCCCTGCTCTGCTCGCAGTTCGTGCCCGGCGCGCTGCTGCTGGTCCCGCTCTTCCAGATCTTCGCCAAGCTGTCGATGATCAACTCGCTGGGCAGCGTCGTCGTCGCCGAGACCGTCTTCCAGCTGCCGCTGTCGATGATCCTGATCAGCGGCTTCATCAAGAACGTGCCCCCGTCCCTGGAGGAGGCCGCCTGGGTGGACGGCTGCAACCGCTTCTCCGCCTTCCGGATCGTCGTCCTGCCGCTGCTGCGGCCCGGGCTGATCGCCGTCGGCTCCTTCGCCTTCGTGCACGCCTGGAACCACTTCCTGTTCGCGCTGATGTTCCTCTCCGACCAGAGCAAGCAGACCATCCCGGTCGGCCTCAACACCCTGATGAGCGCGGACAGCGTGGACCTGGGTGCGCTGGCCGCGGGCGGCATCGTCGCCGCCGTACCCGTGGTGATCGTGTTCGCCTTCATCCAGAAGTGGCTGATCACCGGCTTCAGCGCGGGGGCGGTGAAGGGATGA
- a CDS encoding GntR family transcriptional regulator has translation MTSVPTPIPSRTQVVLEAIKHRILTGRLTPGQALVETELAAQFGVSKTPVREALKTLAGTGLVVMSQYKGVTVREVDADMAREVYDVRLLLEPEALRRSVRRGASLDAARDALKQAAEAADTAERSLANREFHRALYLPCGNPLLGRMLDEVRDQAALVSAVAWSADPSWDREATEHREILRLALEGDADGAARALHAHIASFVQRAFPSAESKAQGEDGQA, from the coding sequence ATGACCTCTGTGCCCACGCCGATCCCCTCCCGCACGCAGGTCGTGCTGGAGGCGATCAAACACCGCATCCTCACCGGGCGGCTGACGCCTGGTCAGGCCCTGGTCGAGACCGAACTCGCCGCTCAGTTCGGGGTGTCCAAGACCCCGGTGCGTGAGGCGCTGAAGACCCTGGCCGGCACCGGACTGGTCGTGATGAGCCAGTACAAGGGCGTCACGGTGCGCGAAGTGGACGCGGACATGGCACGCGAGGTCTACGACGTGCGGCTGCTGCTTGAGCCGGAGGCGCTGAGGCGCTCGGTGCGCCGCGGCGCCTCCCTGGACGCCGCCCGCGACGCGCTGAAGCAGGCCGCCGAGGCCGCCGACACCGCCGAACGCTCCCTCGCCAACCGCGAGTTCCACCGCGCCCTCTACCTGCCCTGCGGCAACCCGCTGCTCGGCCGGATGCTCGACGAGGTCCGCGACCAGGCCGCCCTCGTCTCCGCCGTCGCCTGGTCCGCCGATCCCTCCTGGGACCGGGAGGCCACCGAGCACCGGGAGATCCTGCGGCTCGCCCTGGAGGGCGACGCCGACGGCGCGGCCCGCGCCCTCCACGCCCACATCGCGTCGTTCGTGCAACGGGCCTTCCCCTCCGCGGAGTCGAAGGCCCAGGGAGAGGACGGTCAGGCATGA
- a CDS encoding PmoA family protein, with protein sequence MTDSPVLRVAGRPVARYVTRPELPDRRSPRPYLHPVTTLAGTAVTELGPADHLHHLGVGVAVPDVEGHNFWGGRTFVRDRGPTELDNHGAQRHTGFPLREADRFEEELRWVAAGSELLRERRTVAATGLNATAWALDFTFALTNVTPRALSIGSPATNGRPGAAYGGFFWRARKEERPPLVLTADRDGEAEAHGTRADWLALVGGTWTLVFAGATDATRRDAWFVRAAEYPGVGSSLAAERRLAIEPGETVLRRIVTVVADGRLGRDEAGELAREAALS encoded by the coding sequence ATGACGGACTCCCCGGTCCTGCGCGTGGCGGGCCGCCCGGTCGCCCGCTACGTCACCCGGCCCGAACTGCCCGACCGGCGCTCCCCGCGCCCCTATCTGCACCCCGTCACCACCCTGGCCGGCACCGCGGTCACCGAGCTCGGCCCCGCCGATCACCTCCATCACCTCGGCGTCGGTGTCGCCGTTCCCGACGTCGAGGGGCACAACTTCTGGGGCGGGCGCACCTTCGTACGCGACCGGGGCCCGACCGAGCTGGACAACCACGGCGCCCAGCGGCACACCGGCTTCCCCCTGCGCGAGGCCGACCGGTTCGAGGAGGAGCTGCGCTGGGTGGCGGCGGGCAGTGAACTGCTGCGCGAGCGCCGTACCGTCGCGGCCACCGGACTCAACGCCACCGCCTGGGCCCTGGACTTCACCTTCGCCCTCACCAACGTCACCCCTCGGGCGCTGTCGATCGGCAGCCCCGCCACCAACGGTCGCCCCGGCGCGGCGTACGGCGGCTTCTTCTGGCGGGCCCGCAAGGAGGAGCGGCCCCCGCTCGTCCTCACCGCCGACCGGGACGGCGAGGCGGAGGCCCACGGCACCCGCGCCGACTGGCTGGCGCTCGTCGGCGGCACCTGGACGCTGGTGTTCGCCGGGGCCACCGACGCCACCCGCCGGGACGCCTGGTTCGTGCGGGCCGCGGAGTACCCGGGCGTGGGCTCGTCGCTGGCGGCCGAGCGGCGGCTCGCGATCGAGCCGGGCGAGACCGTCCTGCGTCGGATCGTCACCGTCGTCGCCGACGGCCGGCTCGGCCGGGACGAGGCCGGGGAACTGGCCCGCGAGGCGGCCCTGTCATGA
- the araD gene encoding L-arabinonate dehydratase: MSARPGDRRPEDLRSHQWYGTDGLRSFSHRARTRQLGYLPEEHLGKPVVAILNTWSDINPCHVHLRDRAQAVKRGVWQAGGFPLEFPVSTLSETFQKPTPMLYRNMLAMETEELLRSYPVDGAVLMGGCDKSTPALLMGAASVDLPTVFVPAGPMLPGHWRGEVLGSGTDMWKYWDDKRAGLIGDCEMAELESGLARSPGHCMTMGTASTLTAAAEALGVTVPGASSIPAVDSGHDRMAARAGMTIVELVRKDRKVSEILTREAFEDAVTTVLGLGGSTNAVIHLIAMAGRAGVRLTLDDFDRVARTVPVLANVRPGGQKYLMEDFHFAGGLPGFLSRIPDLLHLDRPTVSYDTLREQIADAQVHDDDVIRPRGNPVADEGGVAVLRGNLCPDGAVIKHIAAESHLLKHTGPAVVFDDYRTMQRTINDPSLGITADSVLVLRGSGPKGGPGMPEYGMLPIPDHLLKQGVRDMVRISDARMSGTSYGACVLHVAPESHVGGPLALVRTGDPITLDVEARTLRLHVDDEELERRRAEWTPPPARYERGYGALYSEQITQADTGCDFEFLARPGKVPDPYAG; this comes from the coding sequence ATGAGTGCCCGGCCGGGCGACAGGCGCCCGGAGGACCTGCGCAGTCACCAGTGGTACGGCACCGACGGCCTGCGCTCCTTCAGCCACCGCGCCCGCACCCGCCAGCTCGGCTACCTGCCCGAGGAGCACCTGGGCAAGCCGGTCGTCGCGATCCTCAACACCTGGTCCGACATCAACCCCTGCCACGTCCACCTGCGGGACCGCGCCCAGGCGGTCAAGCGCGGGGTGTGGCAGGCGGGCGGCTTCCCGCTGGAGTTCCCGGTCTCCACGCTCAGCGAGACCTTCCAGAAGCCGACCCCGATGCTCTACCGCAACATGCTCGCCATGGAGACCGAGGAACTGCTGCGCTCCTACCCGGTCGACGGCGCCGTCCTGATGGGCGGCTGCGACAAGTCCACCCCCGCCCTCCTGATGGGCGCCGCGAGCGTCGACCTGCCCACCGTGTTCGTGCCCGCCGGACCCATGCTGCCCGGTCACTGGCGGGGTGAGGTCCTCGGCTCCGGCACCGACATGTGGAAGTACTGGGACGACAAGCGGGCCGGCCTGATCGGCGACTGCGAGATGGCCGAGCTGGAGAGCGGCCTGGCCCGCTCGCCCGGCCACTGCATGACCATGGGCACGGCCTCCACGCTGACCGCGGCCGCCGAGGCCCTCGGCGTGACCGTCCCCGGCGCCTCCAGCATCCCGGCGGTGGACTCCGGGCACGACCGGATGGCGGCCAGGGCGGGCATGACCATCGTCGAACTGGTCCGCAAGGACCGCAAGGTGAGCGAGATCCTGACCCGCGAGGCGTTCGAGGACGCGGTCACCACCGTCCTCGGGCTCGGCGGCTCCACCAACGCCGTGATCCATCTGATCGCCATGGCGGGCCGCGCGGGCGTCCGGCTCACCCTCGACGACTTCGACCGCGTCGCCCGCACCGTCCCGGTCCTCGCCAACGTCCGCCCCGGCGGACAGAAGTACCTCATGGAGGACTTCCACTTCGCCGGCGGCCTGCCCGGCTTCCTCTCCCGCATCCCGGACCTGCTCCACCTGGACCGGCCGACGGTGTCGTACGACACCCTGCGCGAGCAGATCGCCGACGCGCAGGTGCACGACGACGACGTGATCCGGCCCCGCGGCAACCCGGTCGCGGACGAGGGCGGAGTGGCGGTGCTGCGCGGCAACCTCTGCCCGGACGGCGCCGTCATCAAGCACATCGCCGCCGAGTCGCACCTGCTCAAGCACACCGGGCCCGCCGTCGTCTTCGACGACTACCGGACCATGCAGCGCACCATCAACGATCCCTCGCTCGGCATCACCGCCGACAGCGTGCTCGTGCTGCGCGGCTCCGGCCCCAAGGGCGGACCCGGAATGCCCGAGTACGGCATGCTGCCCATCCCCGATCACCTGCTCAAGCAGGGCGTGCGGGACATGGTCCGGATCTCCGACGCCCGCATGAGCGGCACGAGTTACGGCGCCTGCGTGCTGCACGTCGCCCCCGAGAGCCATGTCGGCGGACCGCTGGCACTGGTGCGCACGGGCGACCCGATCACCCTCGACGTCGAGGCCCGCACTCTCCGACTCCACGTGGACGATGAGGAGTTGGAGCGCCGCAGGGCCGAGTGGACGCCGCCGCCCGCGCGTTACGAGCGCGGCTACGGCGCCCTGTACTCCGAACAGATCACCCAGGCCGACACCGGCTGCGACTTCGAGTTCCTGGCCCGGCCCGGGAAGGTGCCGGACCCGTACGCCGGATAG
- a CDS encoding Gfo/Idh/MocA family protein, translating to MPSTAISASTVTSASTDATTPLPVVLAGARGHGRWHLDNIRRLQNKGLVRLVGICELTPLAEDEIPGGLGTPAQSADFGALLDATGARIAVVCTPIPTHTDLALTAAARGVHLLLEKPPAPSYAEYRRMADGVAEAGVACQIGFQALGSHAMPAIRELVAKGMIGTVTGVGAAGAWARDEAYYRRAPWAGRRRLNGADVVDGVLTNPLAHAVSTALALLGATRAEDVTGIETELWRANAIEADDTSCVRVTTPHGPAAVAATLCAERPGDPYVMVHGSSGRITFWYKQDRVLLQRAGHGPEEFEYGRTDLLENLVGHLTTGAGLLVPPASTGAFMRVVEAIRTAPDPGALPAGLWRRLADEDRRIVPGVDGLVAAVADSLSLYSELDVDWASPKEVTVG from the coding sequence ATGCCATCGACGGCGATCTCCGCATCGACGGTGACCTCCGCTTCGACGGACGCCACCACGCCGCTGCCGGTCGTGCTCGCCGGTGCCCGCGGTCACGGCCGCTGGCACCTGGACAACATCCGCCGGCTCCAGAACAAGGGCCTTGTACGGCTTGTGGGCATCTGCGAGCTGACCCCGCTGGCCGAGGACGAGATCCCCGGCGGTCTCGGCACACCGGCGCAGTCCGCCGACTTCGGCGCCCTGCTGGACGCCACCGGCGCGCGGATCGCGGTGGTCTGCACGCCCATCCCGACCCACACCGACCTGGCGCTCACCGCCGCCGCGCGGGGCGTCCACCTCCTGCTGGAGAAGCCGCCCGCCCCCTCGTACGCGGAGTACCGCCGGATGGCCGACGGGGTCGCCGAGGCCGGTGTCGCCTGCCAGATCGGCTTCCAGGCACTGGGCTCGCACGCGATGCCCGCGATCCGGGAGCTGGTCGCGAAGGGCATGATCGGGACGGTCACCGGGGTCGGCGCGGCGGGCGCCTGGGCACGCGACGAGGCCTACTACCGACGGGCGCCCTGGGCGGGCAGGCGCCGTCTGAACGGCGCCGACGTGGTCGACGGGGTGCTCACCAACCCCCTCGCGCACGCCGTGTCCACCGCGCTCGCCCTGCTCGGCGCCACCCGCGCCGAGGACGTCACCGGCATCGAGACCGAGCTGTGGCGGGCCAACGCCATCGAGGCCGACGACACCAGCTGCGTCCGCGTCACGACCCCGCACGGCCCGGCCGCCGTCGCGGCGACCCTGTGCGCCGAGCGCCCCGGCGACCCGTACGTCATGGTGCACGGCAGCAGCGGCCGGATCACCTTCTGGTACAAGCAGGACCGGGTGCTGCTCCAGCGGGCCGGCCACGGCCCGGAGGAGTTCGAGTACGGCCGCACCGACCTGCTGGAGAACCTGGTCGGCCATCTGACCACCGGGGCCGGACTGCTGGTTCCGCCCGCGTCCACGGGCGCCTTCATGCGGGTCGTCGAGGCGATCCGCACGGCCCCCGACCCCGGCGCGCTGCCGGCCGGCCTCTGGCGGCGCCTGGCCGACGAGGACCGCCGGATCGTCCCCGGTGTCGACGGACTCGTCGCGGCCGTCGCCGACAGCCTCTCCCTGTACTCCGAGCTGGACGTCGACTGGGCGTCGCCGAAGGAGGTGACCGTCGGATGA
- a CDS encoding sugar ABC transporter substrate-binding protein, whose translation MKINIRRSRRAAVAVVLGSALALTATACGDDGSGSGKSKGSEGSGKGEITFWDNNGGVRTDVWKQIIADFEKKYPDIKVNYVGIPAASAQSKYDTAIQGGGLPDVGGVGTAMLAEIAAQGALEPLDGRLAKSELNGKLSENVLGVSKAAGGGDTLYHVPTSVNNGTLWYRTDLFKKAGLDAPTTWDKFYEAAGKLTNKGKNEFGFTIRGGEGSIAPALDAVYGQTGITSFWDGDKTTVNDPKNVAALDKYVALYKKDTPSADVNNDFTKMVAQWDSGTIGMLSHNLGSYQDHLKALGKDTFRGIPNPTLGDGTRVQVSNPVDGIGLFKASKNKAAAWKFIEFAASAAENSKFNESAGQVPTNVDAAADAWIQQAEPTKLAAEALNGADTKIVQLPYYLPDWNTISKADNEANFQKVLLGKMSAEQFLDTLADQLNKAQAEWKQNQG comes from the coding sequence ATGAAGATCAACATTCGTAGAAGCAGGCGCGCCGCCGTGGCCGTCGTCCTGGGTTCCGCGCTCGCGCTGACCGCCACCGCGTGCGGTGACGACGGCAGCGGCTCCGGGAAGAGCAAGGGTTCCGAGGGCTCGGGCAAGGGCGAGATCACCTTCTGGGACAACAACGGCGGTGTGCGGACCGACGTCTGGAAGCAGATCATCGCGGACTTCGAGAAGAAGTACCCGGACATCAAGGTCAACTACGTCGGAATCCCGGCCGCGAGCGCCCAGTCCAAGTACGACACCGCCATCCAGGGCGGCGGTCTGCCGGACGTCGGCGGCGTGGGCACCGCGATGCTCGCCGAGATCGCCGCCCAGGGGGCGCTGGAGCCGCTGGACGGCAGGCTGGCGAAGAGCGAGCTGAACGGCAAGCTCAGCGAGAACGTGCTCGGCGTCAGCAAGGCGGCGGGTGGCGGCGACACCCTGTACCACGTGCCGACCTCGGTGAACAACGGCACGCTGTGGTACCGCACCGACCTGTTCAAGAAGGCCGGCCTGGACGCGCCGACGACCTGGGACAAGTTCTACGAGGCCGCGGGCAAGCTCACGAACAAGGGCAAGAACGAGTTCGGCTTCACCATCCGCGGCGGCGAGGGTTCCATCGCGCCGGCCCTGGACGCGGTGTACGGACAGACCGGCATCACCTCCTTCTGGGACGGCGACAAGACGACCGTCAACGACCCGAAGAACGTGGCGGCGCTGGACAAGTACGTCGCGCTGTACAAGAAGGACACCCCGTCCGCCGACGTCAACAACGACTTCACCAAGATGGTCGCCCAGTGGGACAGCGGCACCATCGGCATGCTGAGCCACAACCTGGGCTCGTACCAGGACCACCTGAAGGCCCTCGGCAAGGACACGTTCCGCGGCATCCCGAACCCCACGCTGGGCGACGGCACCCGGGTGCAGGTGTCCAACCCGGTCGACGGCATCGGCCTGTTCAAGGCGAGCAAGAACAAGGCGGCCGCCTGGAAGTTCATCGAGTTCGCCGCCTCGGCCGCGGAGAACTCCAAGTTCAACGAGTCCGCCGGGCAGGTGCCCACCAACGTCGACGCCGCCGCGGACGCCTGGATCCAGCAGGCCGAGCCGACGAAGCTGGCGGCCGAGGCGCTGAACGGGGCCGACACGAAGATCGTCCAGCTGCCGTACTACCTGCCCGACTGGAACACCATCTCCAAGGCCGACAACGAGGCGAACTTCCAGAAGGTGCTGCTCGGCAAGATGAGCGCCGAGCAGTTCCTGGACACGCTGGCCGACCAGCTGAACAAGGCGCAGGCCGAGTGGAAGCAGAACCAGGGCTGA
- a CDS encoding carbohydrate ABC transporter permease, producing the protein MAQAAAVAKPPAPPRRRRASATPRRLPYLLIAPAALLMLGFIAYPVLSVFYYSLQNYNPTKPWRNGYAGFDNFVHAFTQDPQFWDTLIFSAKWVVVEVGLQLLFGLALALIVNQTFVGRALGRALVFSPWAVSGVLTSAIWVLLYNSQTGITRYLADMGIGSYGTSWLSDTSTVFPAAVVADLWRGVPFFAILILADLQSVSHDLYEAAEVDGASRLQQFWHITLPHLKDAIVLSTLLRAVWEFNNVDLLYTLTGGGPAGETTTLPLYIANTSVDAHNFGYASALTTVAFVILLFCSIVYLRLSKFGGEK; encoded by the coding sequence ATGGCCCAAGCCGCAGCCGTGGCGAAACCGCCCGCGCCACCCCGGCGGCGCCGTGCCTCCGCCACGCCGCGCAGGCTTCCGTACCTGCTGATCGCCCCGGCCGCCCTGCTCATGCTGGGCTTCATCGCCTACCCGGTGCTCAGCGTCTTCTACTACAGCCTGCAGAACTACAACCCCACCAAGCCGTGGCGGAACGGATACGCGGGCTTCGACAACTTCGTCCACGCCTTCACCCAGGACCCCCAGTTCTGGGACACGCTGATCTTCAGCGCCAAGTGGGTGGTCGTCGAGGTCGGGCTGCAACTGCTCTTCGGACTCGCCCTCGCCCTGATCGTCAACCAGACCTTCGTGGGCCGCGCGCTCGGCCGGGCCCTGGTGTTCTCCCCGTGGGCCGTCTCCGGCGTGCTCACCTCCGCGATCTGGGTGCTGCTCTACAACTCCCAGACCGGCATCACCCGTTACCTCGCCGACATGGGCATCGGCTCCTACGGCACCAGCTGGCTGTCGGACACCTCCACCGTGTTCCCGGCAGCGGTGGTCGCCGACCTGTGGCGCGGGGTGCCCTTCTTCGCCATCCTCATCCTCGCCGACCTCCAGTCCGTCTCGCACGACCTGTACGAGGCCGCCGAGGTCGACGGGGCGAGCCGGCTCCAGCAGTTCTGGCACATCACCCTGCCCCATCTGAAGGACGCCATCGTCCTGTCCACGCTGCTGCGCGCGGTGTGGGAGTTCAACAACGTCGACCTGCTCTACACCCTCACGGGCGGCGGACCGGCCGGCGAGACGACCACCCTGCCGCTCTACATCGCCAACACCAGCGTCGACGCCCACAACTTCGGTTACGCCTCCGCCCTGACCACGGTGGCGTTCGTCATCCTGCTCTTCTGCTCGATCGTCTATCTGCGGCTGAGCAAGTTCGGAGGTGAGAAGTGA